A window from Mixophyes fleayi isolate aMixFle1 chromosome 12, aMixFle1.hap1, whole genome shotgun sequence encodes these proteins:
- the NDUFS2 gene encoding NADH dehydrogenase [ubiquinone] iron-sulfur protein 2, mitochondrial yields MAALRVLGRLRAPSEALAGGWLRAAQPVREKQWQPDVEFMEQYKGAVMYPNATTAKWVPAPWHDKDPPAHRDVSNLTINFGPQHPAAHGVLRLVMELSGESVKKCDPHIGLLHRGTEKLIEYKTYLQALPYFDRLDYVSMMCNEQAYSLAVEKLLNIRPPLRAQWIRVLFGEITRLLNHIMAVACHALDIGAMTPFFWLFEEREKMFEFYERVSGARMHAAYVRPGGVHQDMPLGLMDDIYEFIKNFSIRIDELEEMLTNNRIWKNRTVGIGVVSAEDALNYGFSGVMLRGSGIQWDLRKSQPYDVYDQVEFDVPIGSNGDCYDRYLCRVEEMRQSLRIVLQALNKMPEGEIKVDDAKVSPPKRSEMKHSMESLIHHFKLYTEGYQVPPGATYTAIEAPKGEFGVYLVSDGTSRPYRCKIKAPGFAHLAGLDKMSQGHMLADVVAIIGTQDIVFGEVDR; encoded by the exons ATGGCGGCGCTCAGAGTGCTGGGCAGGCTGCGGGCACCTTCAGAGGCTCTGGCCGGCGGGTGGCTGAGGGCGGCCCAGCCAGTCAG GGAAAAGCAATGGCAGCCCGACGTGGAGTTCATGGAGCAGTACAAAGGGGCCGTGATGTATCCCAACGCCACCACTGCCAAGTGGGTGCCCGCTCCCTGGCACG ACAAGGACCCGCCTGCTCACAGGGATGTATCCAACCTGACCATTAATTTCGGGCCCCAGCACCCAGCAGCTCACGGCGTCCTGCGTTTGGTCATGGAGCTCAGCGGAGAGTCTGTGAAAAAGTGCGATCCCCACATTGGACTCCTTCACCGCGGCACGGAGAAGCTGATCGAGTACAAGACCTACCTGCAG GCCTTGCCCTACTTTGACCGCCTAGACTACGTCTCCATGATGTGCAACGAGCAGGCCTATTCTCTGGCTGTAGAAAAGCTGCTGAACATCCGACCCCCACTTAGAGCTCAGTGGATCAGAG TGCTGTTTGGAGAAATTACGCGTCTCCTGAACCACATCATGGCGGTGGCCTGCCACGCGCTCGATATCGGAGCCATGACGCCCTTCTTCTGGCTGTTTGAGGAGCGAGAGAAG ATGTTCGAGTTTTACGAGAGAGTATCCGGCGCCAGGATGCACGCGGCCTACGTCCGTCCAGGAGGGGTGCACCAG GACATGCCACTGGGCCTGATGGACGACATCTACGAGTTTATAAAGAACTTCTCCATCCGGATCGATGAGCTGGAGGAG ATGCTGACCAACAATCGGATCTGGAAGAACAGGACCGTGGGCATCGGGGTGGTATCAGCGGAGGATGCCTTGAACTACGGATTTAG CGGGGTGATGCTCCGAGGCTCCGGCATCCAGTGGGATCTAAGGAAGTCGCAGCCGTACGACGTGTACGACCAGGTGGAATTCGATGTACCCATCGGCTCGAACGGAGATTGCTACGACAG GTACCTGTGCCGGGTGGAGGAGATGCGTCAGTCCTTGCGGATCGTACTCCAGGCCCTCAACAAGATGCCGGAGGGGGAGATCAAGGTCGACGACGCCAAGGTGTCCCCACCCAAGAGGTCTGAGATGAAG CACTCCATGGAGTCCCTCATCCATCACTTCAAACTGTACACAGAGGGCTACCAAGTGCCACCGGGAGCCACTTATACCGCCATTGAAGCCCCCAAG GGCGAGTTTGGCGTCTATCTTGTGTCTGATGGAACGAGCCGTCCGTACCGCTGTAAGATAAAGGCCCCTGGCTTTGCTCACCTG GCTGGCTTGGATAAGATGTCTCAGGGTCACATGCTCGCAGACGTCGTTGCTATCATTG GAACTCAGGATATTGTTTTTGGAGAAGTGGATCGGTAA